In Sphingomonas sp. R1, a single genomic region encodes these proteins:
- the rpsO gene encoding 30S ribosomal protein S15, producing the protein MSITQERKEALVKEHARNEGDTGSPEVQVAILSERIANLTEHFKTHAKDNHSRRGLLMLVNKRRSLLDYLKKKDQARYADLIAKLGLRK; encoded by the coding sequence ATGTCGATCACGCAGGAGCGCAAGGAAGCGCTCGTCAAGGAACACGCTCGCAACGAGGGTGACACCGGCAGCCCCGAAGTGCAGGTCGCGATCCTCTCGGAGCGCATCGCCAACCTCACCGAGCACTTCAAGACCCACGCGAAGGACAATCACTCGCGCCGCGGTCTGCTGATGCTGGTCAACAAGCGCCGCAGCCTGCTGGACTATCTGAAGAAGAAGGACCAGGCGCGCTACGCAGATCTCATCGCGAAGCTCGGTCTTCGCAAGTAA
- the rbfA gene encoding 30S ribosome-binding factor RbfA: MRQNDTDETRSVRVLRVGEQVRHILSEILQRGDVHDDVLAKHMVSVTEVRMSPDLRHATVFVKPLLGKDEEAVLKALRTNTAFLQREVAHRVKMKYAARLKFLSDESFDEGSHIDKLLRAPNVARDLGEDDQG, translated from the coding sequence ATGCGCCAGAACGACACCGATGAAACCCGCTCCGTCCGCGTGCTGCGCGTGGGCGAACAGGTGCGCCATATCCTCAGCGAGATCCTCCAGCGCGGCGACGTGCATGACGATGTGCTGGCGAAGCACATGGTGTCGGTAACCGAAGTGCGCATGTCCCCGGACCTGCGCCACGCGACGGTGTTCGTGAAGCCGCTGCTCGGCAAGGACGAGGAGGCGGTGCTCAAGGCGCTGCGCACCAACACGGCCTTCCTCCAGCGCGAGGTCGCGCACCGCGTGAAGATGAAGTACGCCGCCCGGCTCAAGTTTCTCTCGGACGAGAGCTTCGACGAGGGCAGCCATATCGACAAGCTGCTCCGCGCGCCCAACGTGGCACGCGATCTCGGCGAGGACGATCAGGGCTGA
- the infB gene encoding translation initiation factor IF-2 — protein MSDTENDKPKLGMRAPLGLKRTVETGKVKQSFSHGRSNTVVVEVKRRRVLGPQGAPIDESTPAPAAAPEAPAAQAPRAAAPQQQAPRPAAQPPRRPMDNLSPQERQAKLLREAEEQRMQALEESRRRDDRLRAEAQEEERRRAEERARAQTEAAAAPAEAAAPEPTPAPAPAPEPTPEVVAEAPAPAPAPTPEPTPAPAPAPAAPQAAAPQQPAAPKPAQPQAAAPKPAAPAQPPRRPIPQGPITLQLDASLPAPRRFTPVVRPEIPKPQPKPEPQQAAPAATQQQQPQQQAPQQNQNQQRPAAGAGAARPAPSGPGAAPRRPGADPAKPSRDRKGDDRRQSGKLTVTRALGGDDGARARSLAALKRAREKEHRRSYGGPREPQIKQVRDVVVPDAITVQELANRMAEKGADLVKALFKMGMMVTVNQTIDQDTAELLVTDFGHNVQRVSDSDVDIQVDTELDPEDKLQPRPPVVTIMGHVDHGKTSLLDALRGTDVVRGEAGGITQHIGAYQVTLKDKSKITFLDTPGHEAFSDMRARGANVTDIVVLVVAANDGLMPQTIEAINHTKAAGVPMIVAINKVDLDSANPQKVRERLLEHEVIVEEMGGDVQNVEVSALKKIGLDELIEKIQLQAELLELRANPDREAEGTVIEAKLDKGRGPVATILVNRGTLRVGDVFVVGAESGKVRAMIDDKGRQIKEAGPAMPVEVLGISGVPSAGDPMQVVENEARAREVAEYRQGVLLQKRTTQAPASLESMFSALKDKQAIEYPVVVKADTQGSTEAIVGALSKLGNDDIRVRILHSGVGGITESDVSLAAASGAPIIGFNVRANAKAREIAERNKVALKYYDVIYDLTDEIRAGMAGELGPEAFETVVGRAEIKEVFSAGKHGKAAGLLVVDGFIRKALKARITRNDVIIYTGEIASLRRFKDDVAEVRAGLECGVTFTQNFVDIKAGDYLETYEVELRERTL, from the coding sequence ATGAGCGACACCGAAAACGACAAGCCGAAACTGGGCATGCGCGCACCGCTGGGTCTGAAGCGCACGGTGGAAACCGGCAAGGTGAAGCAGAGCTTCAGCCATGGCCGTTCCAACACCGTGGTCGTGGAGGTCAAGCGTCGCCGTGTTCTCGGCCCGCAGGGTGCGCCGATCGACGAGTCGACGCCGGCCCCTGCCGCTGCGCCCGAGGCTCCGGCTGCTCAGGCTCCCCGCGCCGCTGCCCCGCAGCAGCAGGCGCCGCGCCCGGCTGCCCAGCCGCCGCGCCGGCCGATGGACAATCTCTCGCCGCAGGAGCGTCAGGCCAAGCTGCTCCGCGAGGCCGAGGAACAGCGCATGCAGGCGCTGGAGGAAAGCCGTCGTCGCGACGACCGCCTCCGTGCCGAGGCACAGGAAGAAGAGCGTCGCCGCGCCGAAGAGCGTGCGCGTGCCCAGACCGAGGCGGCTGCCGCCCCGGCCGAAGCCGCTGCGCCCGAGCCGACGCCCGCGCCTGCGCCCGCCCCGGAACCGACGCCGGAAGTGGTAGCGGAGGCTCCGGCCCCTGCGCCCGCGCCGACGCCGGAGCCGACTCCTGCACCCGCGCCTGCTCCGGCAGCGCCCCAGGCCGCGGCCCCGCAGCAGCCGGCGGCGCCCAAGCCCGCCCAGCCGCAGGCCGCAGCGCCCAAGCCGGCCGCGCCCGCGCAGCCGCCGCGTCGTCCGATCCCGCAGGGTCCGATCACGCTGCAGCTCGATGCGTCGCTGCCCGCGCCGCGCCGCTTCACGCCGGTCGTGCGTCCCGAAATTCCCAAGCCGCAGCCCAAGCCCGAGCCGCAGCAGGCAGCGCCTGCCGCGACCCAGCAGCAGCAGCCGCAGCAGCAGGCACCGCAGCAGAACCAGAACCAGCAGCGTCCCGCCGCTGGTGCCGGTGCCGCGCGTCCGGCGCCTTCGGGTCCCGGCGCCGCGCCGCGCCGCCCGGGTGCCGATCCGGCCAAGCCGTCGCGCGACCGCAAGGGCGACGATCGCCGCCAGTCGGGCAAGCTCACCGTCACGCGCGCCCTGGGCGGCGACGATGGTGCGCGCGCGCGCAGCCTCGCGGCGCTGAAGCGCGCGCGTGAGAAGGAGCATCGCCGCTCCTATGGCGGCCCGCGCGAGCCGCAGATCAAGCAGGTCCGCGACGTGGTGGTGCCCGACGCCATCACCGTGCAGGAACTCGCCAACCGCATGGCCGAAAAGGGCGCGGATCTGGTGAAGGCCCTGTTCAAGATGGGCATGATGGTCACCGTCAACCAGACGATCGACCAGGACACCGCCGAACTGCTGGTCACCGATTTCGGCCATAACGTGCAGCGCGTCAGCGACAGCGACGTCGACATCCAGGTCGATACCGAGCTGGATCCCGAGGACAAGCTGCAGCCGCGTCCGCCGGTCGTCACGATCATGGGTCACGTCGATCACGGCAAGACCTCGCTGCTCGACGCGCTGCGTGGCACCGATGTGGTGCGCGGCGAAGCCGGCGGCATCACCCAGCATATCGGCGCCTATCAGGTGACCCTGAAGGACAAGTCGAAGATCACCTTCCTCGACACGCCGGGCCACGAAGCGTTCAGCGACATGCGCGCGCGCGGTGCCAACGTCACCGACATCGTCGTGCTGGTGGTGGCCGCGAACGACGGGCTGATGCCGCAGACGATCGAGGCGATCAATCACACCAAGGCGGCCGGCGTGCCGATGATCGTGGCGATCAACAAGGTCGACCTCGACAGCGCCAACCCGCAGAAGGTGCGCGAGCGTCTGCTCGAGCATGAGGTGATCGTCGAGGAGATGGGCGGCGACGTCCAGAACGTCGAAGTCTCGGCGCTGAAGAAGATCGGCCTCGACGAGCTGATCGAGAAGATCCAGCTCCAGGCCGAACTGCTCGAACTGCGCGCCAACCCCGATCGCGAGGCCGAAGGCACCGTGATCGAGGCGAAGCTCGACAAGGGCCGCGGCCCGGTCGCGACGATCCTCGTCAATCGCGGCACGCTGCGCGTGGGCGACGTGTTCGTCGTCGGCGCGGAGAGCGGCAAGGTCCGTGCGATGATCGACGACAAGGGTCGCCAGATCAAGGAAGCGGGCCCGGCGATGCCGGTCGAGGTGCTCGGCATCTCGGGCGTGCCGTCGGCCGGCGATCCGATGCAGGTGGTCGAGAACGAGGCGCGTGCCCGCGAGGTCGCCGAATATCGCCAGGGCGTGCTGCTCCAGAAGCGCACGACGCAGGCGCCGGCGAGCCTGGAGAGCATGTTCTCCGCGCTCAAGGACAAGCAGGCGATCGAATATCCGGTGGTGGTCAAGGCCGACACGCAAGGGTCGACCGAGGCGATCGTGGGTGCGCTCAGCAAGCTGGGCAACGACGATATCCGCGTGCGCATCCTGCACTCGGGCGTGGGCGGCATCACCGAGAGCGACGTTTCGCTGGCAGCCGCCAGCGGCGCGCCGATCATCGGCTTCAACGTCCGTGCCAATGCCAAGGCCCGCGAGATCGCCGAGCGGAACAAGGTGGCGCTGAAGTATTACGACGTCATCTACGACCTGACCGACGAGATCCGCGCCGGCATGGCGGGCGAGCTGGGTCCGGAAGCCTTCGAAACGGTCGTCGGCCGCGCCGAGATCAAGGAAGTCTTCTCGGCGGGCAAGCACGGCAAGGCAGCCGGTCTGCTGGTCGTCGATGGCTTCATCCGCAAGGCGCTCAAGGCGCGCATCACGCGCAACGACGTCATCATCTACACCGGCGAGATCGCCTCGCTGCGTAGGTTCAAGGACGATGTCGCCGAAGTGCGCGCCGGTCTCGAGTGCGGCGTGACGTTCACGCAGAACTTCGTGGACATCAAGGCGGGCGACTATCTCGAAACCTACGAAGTCGAGCTGCGCGAACGTACGCTGTAA
- the rimP gene encoding ribosome maturation protein RimP, translating to MIETEAQALGFALVRVKMFGGQSDPTLQIMAERPDTRQLTIDDCADLSRRISDLLDRLEAEGRDPIDHAYRLEVSSPGIDRPLTRLQDFEDWKGHEARITLAEKLDGRKQFKGDLAGIDKDAGTITIVTQDETQHVLPFAAIEDAKLTMTDRLIAATAPLSAEGADKIIEVEG from the coding sequence ATGATCGAAACCGAAGCGCAGGCGCTGGGCTTCGCCCTGGTGCGCGTGAAGATGTTCGGCGGCCAGAGCGATCCCACGCTGCAGATCATGGCCGAGCGCCCGGATACGCGCCAGCTGACGATCGATGATTGCGCCGATCTGTCGCGCCGCATCTCGGATCTTCTCGACCGGCTGGAAGCCGAGGGCCGCGACCCGATCGACCATGCCTATCGGCTGGAAGTCAGCTCGCCGGGCATCGACCGGCCGCTCACCCGGCTGCAGGATTTCGAGGACTGGAAGGGCCATGAGGCCCGGATCACGCTCGCCGAGAAGCTGGACGGGCGCAAGCAGTTCAAGGGCGATCTCGCCGGCATCGACAAGGACGCAGGCACCATCACGATCGTGACGCAGGACGAGACGCAGCATGTCCTCCCGTTCGCGGCGATCGAGGATGCCAAGCTGACGATGACCGATCGTCTGATCGCCGCCACCGCGCCGCTCTCCGCCGAGGGCGCCGACAAGATTATCGAAGTAGAAGGATAA
- the truB gene encoding tRNA pseudouridine(55) synthase TruB, giving the protein MHGWILLDKPLGLGSTQGVSAVKRALREGGYAKVKVGHGGTLDPLATGVLPIALGEATKLAGRMLDSDKVYDFTIRFGVETDTLDAEGKVIATSEVFVDGADVEDVLGQFLGEIDQLPPAYSALKVNGERAYDLARSGQEVTLATRRITIHDLQYLSWQNEDGAQCATLRAHVSKGTYIRSLARDIARALGTVGHVTYLRRIKAGPFTLDQAISLDSLADAAKERRLEDICLPLRAGLDDIPALPLTPDQAGLLRQGRVLVGIAKDDGLYFALLGDTPVALVEAEAGSIRVVRGFNL; this is encoded by the coding sequence ATGCATGGCTGGATCCTTCTCGACAAACCCCTGGGCCTCGGCTCGACACAAGGCGTGAGCGCGGTGAAGCGCGCGCTGCGCGAGGGCGGCTATGCCAAGGTGAAGGTCGGCCATGGCGGCACGCTCGATCCGCTGGCGACCGGCGTGCTGCCGATCGCGCTGGGCGAGGCGACCAAGCTCGCCGGGCGCATGCTCGACAGCGACAAGGTGTACGACTTCACCATCCGGTTCGGGGTGGAGACGGATACGCTGGACGCCGAGGGGAAGGTGATTGCGACATCCGAGGTGTTCGTCGACGGCGCGGACGTCGAGGATGTCCTCGGGCAATTTCTGGGCGAGATCGATCAACTGCCGCCCGCCTATTCCGCACTGAAGGTCAATGGCGAGCGCGCCTATGACCTCGCGCGATCGGGTCAGGAAGTTACATTGGCGACGCGTCGGATCACGATCCACGATCTGCAGTATCTATCTTGGCAGAACGAGGATGGCGCGCAGTGCGCCACCCTCCGCGCCCATGTCTCCAAGGGCACGTACATCCGCAGCCTCGCCCGCGACATCGCCCGCGCGCTTGGCACCGTCGGCCATGTCACCTATCTCCGCCGGATCAAGGCGGGGCCCTTCACCCTGGATCAGGCGATTTCGCTGGACTCTTTGGCGGATGCCGCTAAGGAGCGGCGCCTTGAAGACATTTGCCTGCCGCTGAGGGCGGGGCTGGACGACATCCCGGCTCTACCCCTCACCCCCGATCAGGCAGGGCTGCTCCGCCAGGGGCGGGTCTTGGTCGGGATTGCCAAAGACGATGGCCTCTATTTCGCGCTGCTCGGGGATACCCCCGTCGCGCTGGTAGAGGCGGAAGCCGGAAGCATCCGGGTCGTACGCGGCTTCAACCTGTAG
- the nusA gene encoding transcription termination factor NusA, which translates to MATAISANKAELLAIADSVAKEKLIDKAIVIEAMEDAIQRAAKNRYGVENDIRAKLDPISGDLRLWRVVEVVEAVDDYFKQVDLKGAQKLQKGAKVGDFIVDPLPPIEFGRIQAQASKQIIFQKVRDAERERQYDEFKDRVNEIITGVVKRVEFGHVVVDLGRAEGVIRRDQQIPREVVRVGDRVRSVVLNVRRENRGPQIFLSRAHPEFMKKLFAQEVPEIYDGIIEIKAAARDPGSRAKIGVISHDGSIDPVGACVGMKGSRVQAVVQEMQGEKIDIIPWSPDTATFVVNALQPANVSRVVIDEEEDRIEVVVPDDQLSLAIGRRGQNVRLASQLTGKAIDILTEADASEKRQKEFVERSEMFQNELDVDETLAQLLVAEGFGALEEVAYVEVEELAGIEGFDEDLAQELQNRAQEALERREEANREERRALGVEDDLTTMPYLTEAMLVTLGKAGIKTLDDLADLATDELVEKKRAEPRRRGDDTPRKEPKGGILAEYGLSDEQGNEIIMAARAHWFADEEPAEAGEEDAIADSEQ; encoded by the coding sequence ATGGCCACCGCCATTTCTGCCAACAAGGCCGAGCTGCTCGCGATCGCCGATTCGGTCGCGAAGGAAAAGCTGATCGACAAGGCCATCGTCATCGAGGCGATGGAAGACGCGATCCAGCGCGCCGCGAAGAACCGCTACGGTGTCGAGAACGACATCCGCGCGAAGCTCGATCCGATCTCGGGCGACCTCCGCTTGTGGCGCGTCGTCGAGGTGGTGGAAGCCGTGGACGACTATTTCAAGCAGGTCGACCTGAAGGGCGCGCAGAAGCTTCAGAAGGGCGCGAAGGTCGGCGACTTCATCGTCGATCCGCTGCCCCCGATCGAGTTCGGCCGCATCCAGGCGCAGGCGTCCAAGCAGATCATCTTCCAGAAGGTCCGCGACGCCGAGCGCGAGCGCCAGTATGACGAGTTCAAGGACCGGGTGAACGAGATCATCACCGGTGTGGTGAAGCGCGTCGAGTTCGGCCATGTCGTCGTCGACCTGGGCCGCGCCGAAGGCGTGATCCGCCGCGACCAGCAGATCCCGCGCGAAGTGGTGCGCGTCGGCGATCGCGTCCGCTCGGTGGTGCTCAACGTCCGCCGCGAGAACCGTGGTCCGCAGATCTTCCTGAGCCGGGCGCACCCCGAGTTCATGAAGAAGCTGTTCGCGCAGGAAGTGCCAGAAATCTACGACGGCATCATCGAGATCAAGGCCGCCGCCCGCGATCCGGGCAGCCGCGCCAAGATCGGCGTGATCAGCCATGACGGCTCGATCGATCCGGTCGGCGCCTGCGTCGGCATGAAGGGCAGCCGCGTGCAGGCCGTCGTGCAGGAGATGCAGGGCGAGAAGATCGACATCATTCCCTGGTCGCCGGACACCGCCACCTTCGTGGTCAACGCGCTGCAGCCGGCGAACGTCAGCCGCGTCGTGATCGACGAGGAAGAGGACCGCATCGAAGTGGTCGTCCCCGACGACCAGCTGAGCCTCGCCATCGGCCGCCGCGGCCAGAACGTCCGTCTCGCCTCGCAGCTCACCGGCAAGGCGATCGACATCCTCACCGAGGCGGATGCGAGCGAGAAGCGCCAGAAGGAATTCGTCGAGCGTTCGGAGATGTTCCAGAACGAGCTCGACGTCGACGAGACGCTGGCCCAGCTGCTGGTCGCCGAAGGCTTCGGCGCGCTGGAAGAAGTGGCCTATGTCGAGGTCGAGGAGCTCGCAGGCATCGAGGGCTTCGACGAGGACCTCGCGCAGGAACTCCAGAACCGCGCCCAGGAAGCACTGGAGCGCCGCGAGGAAGCCAATCGCGAGGAGCGCCGCGCGCTGGGCGTCGAGGACGACCTGACGACCATGCCGTACCTCACCGAAGCGATGCTGGTCACGCTCGGCAAGGCGGGCATCAAGACGCTCGACGACCTCGCCGACCTGGCGACCGACGAGCTGGTCGAGAAGAAGCGCGCCGAGCCGCGTCGCCGCGGCGACGACACCCCCCGCAAGGAGCCCAAGGGCGGCATCCTGGCGGAATATGGCCTGAGCGACGAACAGGGCAACGAGATCATCATGGCGGCCCGCGCCCATTGGTTCGCCGATGAAGAACCTGCGGAAGCAGGCGAGGAGGACGCAATTGCGGACTCCGAACAATGA
- a CDS encoding DUF448 domain-containing protein, with translation MTDAVRTCILSREESPREGLIRLVLSPEGEVLPDIRAKAPGRGAWISVDKAGLAASRDKGRLKGALSRSFRTGDLRIPDDLEDRIAAQLQRAALDRLGLEAKAGYVVIGAERIEKAARSGRLHLLLHASDARDDGSRKLAQAWRVGSDREGSALKGLTLPVTRTILSLALGRENVVHAGLIDARAAQRTSEALNRWLHFIGPEPDPVSCDSESQGASALPSAVPLTTNIIEELE, from the coding sequence ATGACCGACGCGGTTCGCACCTGCATCCTGTCGCGCGAGGAATCGCCGCGGGAAGGGCTGATCCGACTCGTGCTTTCGCCCGAGGGCGAAGTGCTGCCCGACATTCGTGCCAAGGCCCCCGGCCGCGGCGCCTGGATCTCCGTCGACAAGGCGGGGCTCGCGGCGTCGCGCGACAAGGGCAGGCTGAAGGGCGCCCTCTCTCGCAGCTTCCGCACCGGCGACCTGCGCATTCCCGACGATCTGGAGGACCGGATCGCCGCCCAGCTGCAGCGCGCCGCGCTCGACCGGCTGGGACTGGAGGCGAAGGCGGGCTATGTGGTGATCGGTGCCGAGCGGATCGAAAAGGCCGCGCGCAGCGGCCGACTCCATCTGCTGCTGCACGCATCCGACGCCCGCGACGACGGCAGCCGCAAGCTGGCGCAGGCGTGGCGGGTTGGCTCGGATCGGGAAGGTTCTGCCCTGAAGGGCTTAACATTGCCGGTCACGCGCACCATATTGTCCTTGGCGTTAGGCCGCGAAAATGTGGTACACGCCGGACTTATCGACGCCCGGGCGGCGCAACGGACGAGCGAAGCGCTCAACCGCTGGCTGCACTTTATCGGACCCGAACCTGATCCCGTGTCTTGCGATTCCGAATCGCAAGGCGCATCGGCTTTGCCGTCCGCCGTGCCATTGACGACGAACATTATCGAGGAACTTGAGTAG
- a CDS encoding TonB-dependent receptor: MTNATLLRVLLLGSAALTTPSALAATRNDTPAPVQGVQPDDSAPQQSGEIVVTAQRRTEAAKDVPVAVTAISGEKLEVLNSSGLDIRFLAARTPSLQIESSFGRTFPRFYIRGLGNTDFDPNAAQPVSVVYDNVALENPMLKAFPAFDLARVEVLRGPQGTLFGRNTPAGVVKLESQRPTDKYEAQGSVSWATYNTINADLALNAPLGNGFSLRVSGLVQHRDNWVVNDSTSAKSVANRKLEGYTDRAGRVQLAYTSGDFNALLNVHGRDLEGTPRVFRAGLFQQGSNNFSAGFDPKHVKLDGYTSQWLEQWGTNLQLDYHFDGIGTLYSVTAFERAKVQSTGDIDGGDTYAFPALGLNKALFDSNTGGITSPKEFSQELRFATDQFGAFRGQAGLYYFDQNLTYSEYGYPLGGGAQNQNIGHVNINENYGVFASGEFKATEQLTLRAGVRYSHDRKNDVITGFGPLTAGLKLPVQTKVKGEAVTWDASATYALTPDVNVYARFATGYLGPAIQDRVTFGSVPTTAGKQFTKSAEAGVKGSLPAQGLNYALTGYWFRTDDLQLTAVGGASNSTRLLSADHVNGYGVEAEFGYRPVRGLELTASGSYNFTQIRDPKLAVAVCGSLCTVTDPTTTIGGTTVALVDGNPLPQAPRWVLNATARYGVPLANGGEVYVYTDWAYRSSVNFFLYSAKEFRGRALTEGGLRIGYRAPQGYEVAAFARNILNQIRAQSAIDFNNLTGMINEPRIIGGEIRFHF; this comes from the coding sequence ATGACAAACGCTACTCTCCTCCGCGTCCTGCTCCTCGGCAGCGCTGCGCTCACCACGCCTTCGGCGCTCGCCGCCACCCGCAACGATACGCCCGCCCCGGTCCAGGGCGTCCAGCCCGACGACAGCGCGCCGCAGCAGAGCGGCGAGATCGTCGTCACCGCCCAGCGCCGGACCGAAGCCGCGAAGGACGTGCCCGTCGCCGTCACCGCGATCAGCGGCGAGAAGCTCGAGGTGCTCAACTCCTCGGGTCTCGACATCCGCTTCCTCGCCGCGCGCACGCCCAGCCTGCAGATCGAAAGCTCGTTCGGCCGCACCTTCCCGCGCTTCTACATCCGCGGCCTCGGCAACACCGATTTCGATCCCAACGCCGCCCAGCCGGTGTCGGTGGTCTATGACAATGTCGCGCTCGAGAACCCGATGCTGAAGGCCTTCCCGGCGTTCGACCTGGCACGCGTCGAAGTGCTGCGCGGGCCGCAGGGCACCCTGTTCGGCCGCAACACGCCGGCCGGTGTGGTAAAGCTCGAATCGCAGCGCCCGACCGACAAGTACGAAGCGCAGGGCAGCGTCAGCTGGGCGACCTACAACACGATCAATGCCGATCTCGCGCTCAACGCCCCGCTCGGCAACGGCTTCAGCCTGCGCGTCTCGGGCCTGGTCCAGCACCGCGACAACTGGGTGGTGAACGACAGCACCAGCGCCAAGAGCGTCGCCAATCGCAAGCTGGAAGGCTATACCGATCGCGCCGGCCGCGTGCAGCTCGCCTACACCAGCGGCGACTTCAACGCGCTGCTCAACGTCCATGGCCGCGACCTCGAGGGCACGCCGCGCGTCTTCCGCGCCGGCCTGTTCCAGCAGGGCTCGAACAACTTCTCGGCAGGCTTCGACCCCAAGCACGTCAAGCTCGACGGCTATACCAGCCAGTGGCTGGAGCAGTGGGGCACCAACCTGCAGCTCGACTATCATTTCGACGGGATCGGTACGCTCTACTCGGTCACCGCGTTTGAGCGCGCCAAGGTGCAGAGCACCGGCGACATCGACGGCGGCGACACCTATGCCTTCCCGGCGCTTGGCCTGAACAAGGCGCTGTTCGATTCGAACACCGGCGGCATCACCAGCCCCAAGGAGTTCAGCCAGGAACTGCGCTTCGCCACCGACCAGTTCGGGGCCTTCCGCGGCCAGGCCGGCCTCTATTATTTCGACCAGAACCTCACCTACAGCGAATATGGCTATCCGCTGGGCGGCGGCGCGCAGAACCAGAATATCGGGCACGTCAACATCAACGAGAATTACGGCGTGTTCGCCTCGGGCGAATTCAAGGCGACCGAGCAGCTCACGCTGCGCGCCGGCGTCCGCTATTCGCACGATCGCAAGAACGACGTGATCACCGGCTTCGGCCCGCTGACTGCCGGCCTCAAGCTGCCGGTGCAGACGAAGGTGAAGGGCGAGGCAGTGACCTGGGACGCCAGCGCGACCTATGCGCTGACCCCGGACGTCAACGTCTATGCACGCTTCGCCACCGGCTATCTCGGCCCGGCGATCCAGGATCGCGTGACCTTCGGCTCGGTGCCGACCACTGCCGGCAAGCAGTTCACCAAGTCCGCGGAAGCCGGCGTGAAGGGATCGCTCCCGGCGCAGGGCCTGAACTATGCCCTGACCGGCTACTGGTTCCGCACCGACGATCTGCAGCTCACCGCGGTGGGCGGCGCGAGCAACTCGACGCGGCTGCTTTCGGCCGATCACGTCAACGGGTACGGCGTCGAGGCGGAATTCGGCTATCGCCCGGTCCGTGGCCTCGAGCTGACGGCCAGCGGCAGCTACAACTTCACCCAGATCCGCGATCCCAAGCTTGCGGTGGCGGTGTGCGGCTCGCTCTGCACGGTGACCGATCCCACCACCACGATCGGCGGCACCACCGTTGCGCTGGTCGACGGCAACCCGCTGCCGCAGGCGCCGCGCTGGGTGCTGAACGCCACTGCGCGTTACGGCGTGCCGCTGGCGAACGGCGGCGAGGTCTATGTCTATACCGACTGGGCCTATCGCAGCTCGGTGAACTTCTTCCTCTACTCGGCGAAGGAGTTCCGCGGCCGCGCGCTGACCGAGGGTGGCCTGCGCATCGGCTATCGCGCACCGCAGGGCTATGAGGTGGCGGCGTTCGCGCGCAACATCCTCAACCAGATCCGTGCGCAGAGCGCGATCGACTTCAACAACCTGACCGGCATGATCAACGAGCCGCGCATCATCGGCGGCGAGATCCGGTTCCACTTCTGA
- a CDS encoding thymidine kinase has product MAKLYFYYASMNAGKSTTLLQADFNYRERGMRTLLFTAGVHDRGGHGVIDSRLGIHADAIPFDALTDLRSIVQDAHFAAPLACVLVDEAQFLSAPQVRQLAAVCDEDEVPVLCYGLRTDFRGVLFEGAAALLAIADSLVEIKSVCECGRKATMNLRVDAEGRAVREGEQREIGGNDRYVALCRRHFVERRGTIG; this is encoded by the coding sequence ATGGCCAAGCTCTATTTCTACTATGCCTCGATGAACGCAGGCAAATCGACCACGCTGCTGCAGGCCGATTTCAACTATCGCGAGCGCGGCATGCGGACGCTGCTGTTCACCGCCGGCGTTCACGATCGCGGCGGGCACGGCGTGATCGACTCGCGGCTCGGCATCCATGCCGATGCCATCCCCTTCGATGCCCTCACCGACCTGCGCAGCATCGTCCAGGACGCCCATTTCGCGGCGCCGCTCGCCTGTGTGCTGGTGGACGAGGCGCAATTCCTCTCCGCGCCGCAGGTGCGCCAGCTTGCAGCCGTGTGCGACGAGGATGAGGTGCCGGTGCTCTGCTACGGCCTGCGCACCGATTTCCGGGGTGTGCTGTTCGAGGGCGCGGCGGCGCTGCTGGCGATCGCGGACTCGCTGGTCGAGATCAAGTCGGTCTGCGAATGCGGCCGCAAGGCGACGATGAACCTGCGCGTCGATGCCGAAGGGCGCGCGGTGCGCGAAGGCGAGCAGCGCGAGATCGGCGGCAATGATCGCTATGTCGCGCTGTGCCGACGCCATTTCGTGGAGCGGCGCGGTACCATCGGCTGA